The genomic window GTCCCTCAATCCAGAGCATGGTCTGCGGGAGACGGTCGAAGCGATCGCCTCGCTGCGGTCCAGAGGGTTGGATGTCGGGCTCGTGTGCGCGGGACGGAGCAACCGTCTTGATCTAATAGAAGGCGTTGGAGCGAAGTGGCTTGGCATGCTTCCTCAAGAGAAGCTAGCTGAAGCCATCTGCGCGTGCGATTGCGCTCTAGCTCCTTATCCTGATAGCGATCAGATTCATTTCTCGAATTCGTGCCGACTCACGGAATACGTCGCCTGTTCGGTGCCGGTAGTGGCGACGCGAGTGGGAGACCATGGGCAACTGCTGCCGGAGAATCATCCGGGCTGGGCGAATCCTGGAGATTCGGAAAGCCTAGCTGACGCCATCGAAAGGCAGCTTCATCAGGCGATGCTCGTTTCCCCTCCGACTTCGCTTGATTGGTCGGCTTTAGGAGCGAAGCTAGATTCGTTTCTCACTGAGGTGGTGAAGGGGCGGCGCGCTGCGCGTCGAGGCTCTGATACAGCGTGAGCGTTTTTTTCGCGCTGGCCTCTCGGCTGAACTCGGTCAGGTAGCGCCTTCTGGCATTGTCCTTCCACAGAGCTTGTTGGCCTGCGGGCGCTCTAAGCGTCGAAATTATGGTTCTCGTCCATTCCTTCCGATCGTTTGGCTCCACGAGGAAGCCAGTTTCGCCGTGGATGATCGATTCCGCGAGCCCCCCGATCCTAGACGCGACCACGATGGCTCCAGCCGACATCGCCTCTACGGCTACGAGACCTTGGGCTTCCTCCCAGCCGCCTGGTTGCGGTTGGCTGGGCACGATTGCCAGATCGGCTTGAGCGAATTGCTCGATGATGAGTTCGTTCGGTATCCATCCGAGGTAGGTGGCGTTTTGGGGTGACTTCCATCTAGCGAGTGTCGTGCGAACCGTGTTGGCGAGCGGGCCGTCGCCGCAGATGACAAGCTTCGCGGAAGGAATCTGTTCGCGGACGGCAGGAAAGATGTCTAGTAGCAGCTCGACTCCCTTTTCCGGTATGAGGCGTCCAGCGAAAAGGATGACCGGACCTTCGTTGGCGTCGCGAGTTTTTCGGGAGGGCCGTAGCGAAGCCTCGTTGGGGGATGCGGGGATGATTGTCAGCTTTTCCGAACTGCAAAATTCATTGACGCGCCGGAGGGTGGCGCGGCTGTTGGCGATGATCATGTCGGCTCGTTTCGCGGTTTGGCGTTTGAGTTTCATGTATCGCCCTTGCAGTCCGAACACGTCGTTCCCATGGGTGCTGACTACGAGAGGAATCGATCGGTTTCGCCCGAGCGCTTTTGCTGCCAGCCAACCTTGCGGGAGGAGAGAATGAGCGTGAACGATGTCCGGCTGATATCTTCGCAGCTCCTGCTTGGTGACAAGGTACTGGCTGATGGCGAAAAGCGGCAGAAGGGCTTTCTTGAACGGGGATTGGCGCAGCCGTACTAGCATGCCGCCTTCGTAACACAGTGTTTCGAGCTTGGAGGGCCATGCGTAGCGGTACCGGCGAACTGATATGCCCGCTTCGTTGCTGTCGAGGGGGCCGTGTGGAAAGTGCGGCGCAATCACTCTGACATCGTGTCCGAAAGTCGCTATGTCCTTCGCTGAATTCAGCACGAACGCCGGCGTGGCGTCTCCCTGCCATCTCGGAAACACGGAAGTAGAAACTAGAATTCTCAGCGGTCGTGGCATCGGAGGAGGGCGGTTGGCTAGGAAAGGCGGTCTGGCTAGCTGCTCTAGTCGAGAGCTTGGAGACCGTTTTCGCACTTTTTGGAGGAAGGGCGCACTCCCTTCTCGCCGCTGTGCCGCAGCAGGAATTCACCGATGATGCCTGTTGAGATCAGCTGCCCGCCGAAGAGAACGAGAATCATGCCGAGGAAGAAGAGAGGACGCATGCCAATGTCTTCTCCGAAGAACAGTTTCATGACCGACAGATAGCCGAGGATTGCCGTGCCGGTTCCCCCACACAGGATGCCGATCGCTCCGAAGAAGTGTCCCGGGCGCTTGAGGTAGCGGGTGAGCAGCACGATGGTCATCAGATCAAGGAAGCCTTTTACGAAGCGTTTCCAGCCGTATTTC from Pelagicoccus sp. SDUM812003 includes these protein-coding regions:
- a CDS encoding glycosyltransferase family 4 protein, encoding MFPRWQGDATPAFVLNSAKDIATFGHDVRVIAPHFPHGPLDSNEAGISVRRYRYAWPSKLETLCYEGGMLVRLRQSPFKKALLPLFAISQYLVTKQELRRYQPDIVHAHSLLPQGWLAAKALGRNRSIPLVVSTHGNDVFGLQGRYMKLKRQTAKRADMIIANSRATLRRVNEFCSSEKLTIIPASPNEASLRPSRKTRDANEGPVILFAGRLIPEKGVELLLDIFPAVREQIPSAKLVICGDGPLANTVRTTLARWKSPQNATYLGWIPNELIIEQFAQADLAIVPSQPQPGGWEEAQGLVAVEAMSAGAIVVASRIGGLAESIIHGETGFLVEPNDRKEWTRTIISTLRAPAGQQALWKDNARRRYLTEFSREASAKKTLTLYQSLDAQRAAPSPPQ